In Cololabis saira isolate AMF1-May2022 chromosome 10, fColSai1.1, whole genome shotgun sequence, a single window of DNA contains:
- the greb1l gene encoding GREB1-like protein isoform X3 produces MGNSYAGQLKSARFEEALHNSIEASLRSSSGDPQPIFTQLYLEPESYPGNMEDVKSKAHITAPEFTNGHSSNDPEELEDDDDSDSSSPPLPYLHTPAPDGCCTLDGFCQAGKDLRLVSIATDPIEVPAGFELIGAKSPSVPEHILVCAVDRRFLPDENGKNALLGFSGNCVGCGEKGFRYFTEFSNHINLKLSTQPKKQKHLKYYLVKNSQGALCKGPLICWKDSKSRQFSSSASTSKPSSSSSLSGKENGGTSGHSSSPFSLSDSPPSRTVQASSVFFGSQDLGRDCSFLKPLASTPGIKTLPIVPTALRVNGPNNGLGVDVHPPLLSPSQVSLGPPGQGHRTADLGDSPVSSAMNSGPPKKRHRSWHPSSMVPVPPTAVPVPAIRPIICSPGSVLAVSSPQPPVAGVIQPQPVSAGETVIIPDNLLSSSGVRPVILIGHGTLPYFYGNVGDIVVSPLLISCYKSSQLTEKTLETLGLHSSQILSVETTILLTLQYLARLGSDQIPLREELEQIVLKAMLCCPGSPAISPSQLPWLARMEASVSGGSVQVVVTHNSLGEGISESLRSLSEVPHHQQCLPTYVVIICASKMSGNEFCVLVLGKYQARALAEGMLTTNEFLKEISYELITGKVSILASHFKTTSLGDNLDKQLVRYQRRRKGQVILPFQGDVTDHIHSQEAASMSPSSDTAELLHKVFQIHSAQLSVARSLLSQVCSIADSGTKNLDLGRFCKVDFLVLVPPSHVLVHQTAQRIRQSGVLVDLGNEDAATAYQKSEKYVVRLDSDVHAKMEVFMKKVKQNPYTLFVLIHDNAHVDLTSALSGSVCHGELQGLADRVVNCQEVLEAMNLLVLQVSCFPYTLQTHQSRISIANEIHWPSNERQREQSPNELGYFGLRDYSSSLQWGVASPILRCDDAFEKMVHTLLERHPHLHSMVIRSYLLIQQYTEAMMALTSSPSLRDHITPETLAMVEDLINTPSREGAQGRGHMLLVRVPSLQLAMLARERLEDVRDKLGLQLCFAVLLGSPASEINLPRYFANRLRAWRGCENEDWVPHTYEDLEGLPCIIILTGKDPLGETFPRSLKYSDLRLIDSSYLTRTALEQEVGLACTYVSTSVVQEPKTAMTPRESDVEKTSTGLNDGDELERPQSNGSAATRTSGSLAENGVSSSDIVDSSQKPSTSTSLPEGVVTSDIGTLTQGFKQECDSLGSQLSSNPSKTSNAPPSLYSSSSSSSPCTSSSSAQRPSQSSHCGRASKSSRVLPRTVILSRAAYNLLAGEPGSQLSSFSLLPHADVAWSSPLRPVITHNHQGAEQSVYYRQWTAARQHHADYEASRLPHPRRLLLCGPPQVGKTGAYLQFLRILFRMLIRLLEVDVYDEEADEEEETSEGITPANIQWPDIEDVRKLQFDPNPRDPKFKQASPVYSDKMPKRLKDFKQEGENQTQPKRVIRSMRLSRFAAHNAFHHCEQCHNYCEAGPATQLSECTFHAFTFCSSMLGEEVQLQFFIPKAKEQHFVFSQQGSHLECLRLPLISTKGPDILKSPIFIPTTGRQEHGLLNLFHAMEGASHLHILVVKQFEMPHYRKYWPNHILLVLPAMFNNAGVGAARFMIKELSYHNLELERNRLEEQGVKRQDVWPFIVMMDDSCVQWSTYQSADGSDTSDGSSTFANVSLKTVLQHMESTPKISLYAMCGIRKWSSSLVRKSSSNPFSRCHLHDFVMLNVDLTQNVQYDLNRYDCEEVDFNLRINSSGLLLCRFNNFYLMKKHIPVGGNKDFIVKPKLMEIENPAPFSPSQYVCAPDSEQTLLDAPAQFLLERFLQSCSHRLFPKAVQNRNNPVLSIDSYLNLSPEISVCYINSRPHSTNLNHLGLVFSGLLLYLCDSFVVSGLLKKFSFLKGATLCVICQDRSSLRQTIVRLELEDEWQFRLRDEFQTANCSEDRPLYFLTGRHI; encoded by the exons CGCTGGACG GATTTTGTCAAGCTGGAAAGGACCTCCGCCTGGTCTCCATAGCAACAGATCCCATCGAAGTCCCAGCAGGCTTTGAGCTGATCGGTGCCAAGTCCCCCAGTGTCCCTGAGCACATTTTGGTGTGTGCCGTGGACCGCCGCTTTTTGCCTGATGAGAATGGGAAGAATGCACTTTTAG GTTTTTCAGGAAACTGTGTTGGCTGTGGTGAGAAGGGTTTCAGATACTTCACTGAGTTTTCAAATCACATCAATCTGAAGTTATCCACCCAGCCCAAGAAGCAGAAGCACTTAAAATACTACCTGGTGAAGAATTCTCAGGGTGCTCTGTGCAAAGGACCCCTTATCTGCTGGAAAG ACAGTAAAAGCCGTCAGTTTTCCAGCAGTGCATCGACATCCAAACCAAGTTCGTCCTCCTCTCTGAGCGGCAAGGAAAACGGAGGCACCAGTGGGCACAGCTCCTCTCCCTTTTCCCTCTCAG ATTCTCCACCCAGCAGGACAGTACAAGCATCCTCTGTCTTTTTTGGCAGCCAGGACCTTGGGAGAGACTGTAGTTTCCTCAAACCTCTGGCCTCCACTCCTGGAATCAAGACTCTACCAATAG TACCCACAGCTCTCAGGGTGAATGGACCAAATAATGGCCTGGGTGTTGATGTACATCCTCCTTTGCTGAGCCCTTCCCAGGTGTCTTTAGGGCCTCCAGGACAGGGGCATCGCACAGCGGATCTAGGAGACAGTCCAG TGTCATCTGCTATGAACTCTGGTCCTCCAAAGAAGCGCCATCGCAGCTGGCACCCCAGCTCAATGGTGCCAGTCCCACCTACGGCTGTTCCTGTGCCAGCCATTCGTCCTATAATTTGTTCTCCAG GTTCTGTCTTAGCAGTGTCGTCTCCTCAGCCGCCTGTAGCAGGTGTCATCCAGCCACAGCCTGTCAGCGCTGGAGAAACAGTCATCATCCCCGACAACTTGCTCAGCTCTTCAGGGGTCCGTCCTGTCATCCTCATTG GGCATGGCACTTTACCTTATTTCTATGGGAATGTTGGCGATATCGTGGTGAGCCCCCTGCTGATCAGCTGCTATAAAAGCAGCCAGCTGACTGAAAAAACCCTGGAGACACTGGGCCTCCACAGCAGCCAGATACTCAGCGTGGAGACCACGATCCTACTCACTTTACAGTATCTTGCACGTTTAG GGTCAGACCAGATTCCTCTGAGGGAGGAGCTGGAGCAGATAGTTTTGAAGGCCATGTTGTGCTGTCCTGGGAGTCCTGCCATCTCCCCGTCCCAGCTGCCATGGCTGGCTCGGATGGAAGCAAGCGTCTCTGGGGGCAGCGTCCAAGTGGTAGTTACCCACAACTCTCTGGGGGAGGGTATTTCTGAGTCCCTGCGGTCTCTCAGTGAAGTTCCTCACCATCAGCAGTGCCTGCCAACCTACGTGGTCATTATATGTGCCTCAAAAATGAGTGGCAACGAGTTCTGCGTGCTCGTTTTGG GAAAATACCAAGCACGGGCCTTAGCTGAAGGCATGCTGACAACAAATGAGTTTCTGAAGGAAATCAGCTACGAACTCATCACAGGGAAAGTCAGTATCCTGGCCTCTCACTTCAAAACCACCTCTCTTG GGGACAATCTTGACAAGCAGCTGGTGCGATACCAACGCAGACGGAAAGGACAGGTCATCCTGCCCTTTCAGGGTGATGTCACGGACCACATCCACTCTCAGGAGGCTGCCAGCATGTCACCATCATCAGACACAG CAGAGCTTCTGCATAAGGTCTTTCAGATCCATTCAGCCCAGCTGAGCGTGGCTCGGAGCCTCCTTTCTCAAGTCTGCTCCATTGCTGATTCGGGAACCAAGAACCTGGACTTGGGCCGTTTTTGCAAAGTCGATTTTCTTGTTCTGGTTCCACCATCTCATGTTCTGGTACACCAGACAGCACAGCGGATCCGACAATCAG GAGTGCTGGTGGACTTGGGGAATGAAGATGCCGCCACAGCGTACCAGAAATCAGAAAAATACGTGGTGCGTCTGGATTCTGACGTTCACGCCAAGATGGAGGTGTTCATGAAGAAAGTCAAGCAGAACCCCTACACTCTGTTTGTCCTCATTCATGACAACGCACACGTTGACCTCACTAG TGCATTGTCGGGCTCTGTGTGCCACGGGGAGCTGCAGGGTCTGGCTGACCGTGTGGTGAACTGCCAGGAAGTCCTAGAAGCCATGAATCTCTTGGTCCTGCAGGTTAGCTGCTTTCCTTACACCCTGCAGACCCACCAGTCCCGCATCAGCATCGCAAATGAAATTCACTGGCCGTCCAATGAACGTCAG AGGGAGCAGTCTCCTAATGAGCTGGGGTACTTTGGACTGAGGGACTACAGCAGCTCCCTGCAGTGGGGCGTGGCCAGTCCTATCCTGCGCTGTGACGATGCCTTCGAGAAGATGGTCCACACTCTTCTGGAAAG ACATCCACACCTACACAGCATGGTGATCCGCAGCTACCTGCTGATTCAGCAGTACACCGAGGCCATGATGGCTTTGACCTCCTCCCCTTCACTGAGGGACCACATAACCCCAGAGACCCTGGCCATGGTGGAGGACCTGATCAACACTCCAAGCAGAGAGGGCGCTCAGGGCCGCGGCCACATGTTGCTGGTCCGCGTCCCCTCCCTGCAGCTGGCCATGTTGGCCCGAGAGAGACTGGAGGACGTGAGGGACAAACTGGGGCTCCAACTGTGCTTCGCAGTGCTGCTGGGCAGTCCTGCATCTGAAATCAACCTGCCCAGATACTTTGCCAACCGCCTCAGG GCATGGCGGGGCTGCGAGAATGAAGACTGGGTACCGCACACATACGAGGATCTGGAAGGGCTCCCAtgcatcatcatcctcacaggGAAAGATCCTCTTGGAGAGACTTTTCCCAG GTCTCTGAAATACAGCGACCTGCGTCTGATAGACTCCAGCTACTTGACTCGTACGGCCCTGGAGCAAGAGGTGGGTCTGGCCTGCACCTATGTGTCTACGAGCGTGGTCCAGGAGCCCAAGACGGCCATGACGCCTCGAGAATCTGATGTAGAGAAGACCTCCACTGGTTTGAATGATGGAGATGAGCTTGAGAGACCACAGAGCAATGGCAGTGCTGCAACCAGAACGTCTG GTTCTCTGGCTGAAAATGGCGTGAGCTCATCTGACATTGTCGACTCTTCTCAGAagccctccacctccacctcactCCCCGAAGGTGTCGTCACCTCAGACATAGGCACATTAACACAAGGATTCAAGCAGGAGTGCGACTCTCTGGGAAGCCAGCTTTCCTCCAACCCTTCCAAGACCTCCAACGCCCCTCCGTCCCTTTACTCcagctcttcatcctcctcccccTGTACATCCTCCTCTTCCGCCCAGAGGCCGAGCCAGTCCTCACACTGCGGTCGAGCATCCAAATCCTCCAGGGTGTTACCACGGACCGTCATTTTGTCACGAGCGGCATACAACCTGCTGGCCGGGGAACCGGGGAGTCAACTGAGCTCCTTCTCACTGCTGCCTCATGCAGACGTGGCCTGGAGCAGCCCGCTGAGGCCCGTCATCACCCACAACCATCAGGGGGCCGAGCAGAGCGTGTACTACCGCCAGTGGACCGCTGCCAGGCAACATCATGCTGATTACGAAGCGTCACGTCTGCCACATCCACGACGACTCCTGCTCTGTGGACCCCCCCAG GTGGGAAAAACTGGCGCCTACCTGCAGTTTCTCCGTATCCTGTTTCGTATGCTCATCAGACTCTTGGAGGTGGATGTGTATGATGAGGAAGCGGATGAGGAGGAAG AAACTTCAGAGGGTATCACTCCAGCAAATATCCAGTGGCCTGATATTGAGGATGTTCGAAAATTACAGTTTGACCCCAACCCCCGAGATCCTAAGTTCAAACAGGCCAGTCCTGTTTACTCAGACAAGATGCCCAAGCGCTTAAAAG ATTTCAAACAAGAAGGAGAGAACCAAACACAACCCAAACGAGTGATCAGATCGATGCGGCTCAGCAGGTTTGCAGCCCACAACGCTTTTCATCACTGCGAGCAGTGCCACAACTACTGTGAGGCAGGGCCAGCCACACAG CTGTCGGAATGCACCTTCCACGCCTTCACCTTTTGCTCGTCCATGTTGGGAGAGGAGGTTCAGCTCCAGTTTTTCATTCCTAAAGCCAAGGAGCAGCACTTTGTTTTCAGTCAGCAGGGCAGCCACCTGGAGTGCTTGCGACTGCCTCTGATCTCCACCAAG GGCCCCGATATTCTCAAGAGTCCTATCTTCATCCCAACAACGGGGCGCCAGGAGCACGGCCTGCTCAACCTGTTCCATGCCATGGAAGGCGCCAGTCACCTTCACATTCTCGTAGTCAAACAGTTTGAGATGCCTCACTACAGGAAGTACTGGCCCAACCACATCCTGCTCGTCCTGCCTGCGATGTTCAACAACGCTGGAGTCG GTGCTGCTCGCTTCATGATCAAAGAGCTGTCATACCACAACCTGGAGCTGGAGAGAAACCGGCTGGAGGAGCAAGGTGTCAAGAGACAAGATGTATGGCCTTTCATCGTCATGATGGACGACTCCTGTGTACAGTGGAGCACCTACCAGTCAGCAGATGGAAG tgACACATCTGATGGAAGTTCAACCTTCGCCAACGTGTCGCTGAAGACGGTGCTTCAGCACATGGAGAGCACACCAAAGATCTCACTGTACGCCATGTGTGGCATTCGCAAGTGGAGCAGTAGCCTGGTTCGCAAGTCGTCTAGTAACCCCTTCAGCCGATGTCACCTTCATGACTTTGTCATGCTCAATGTGGACCTGACACAGAATGTGCAGTATGACCTCAATCG GTATGACTGCGAGGAGGTGGACTTCAATCTGAGGATTAATAGCAGTGGGCTGCTGCTGTGCCGCTTCAACAACTTCTACCTGATGAAGAAACACATTCCAGTCGGGGGAAATAAAGACTTCATAGTCAAACCTAAACTCATG GAAATAGAAAACCCAGCTCCGTTCAGCCCATCACAGTACGTCTGCGCCCCAGACAGCGAGCAGACCCTCTTAGATGCCCCGGCCCAGTTCCTGCTGGAAAGGttcctgcagagctgcagccacAGATTGTTTCCGAAGGCCGTTCAGAACAGAAACAACCCAGTTCTGTCCATTGACAGCTACCTCAACCTCAGCCCGGAG ATTTCTGTGTGCTACATCAACTCTCGTCCACACTCCACCAACCTTAACCACCTGGGTCTGGTGTTCAGTGGCCTGCTGCTTTATCTCTGTGACTCCTTCGTCGTCTCTGGACTCCTCAAGAAGTTCAGCTTTCTCAAAG GTGCCACTCTCTGTGTGATCTGCCAGGACCGGAGCTCCCTGCGTCAGACCATCGTCCGGCTGGAGCTGGAGGACGAGTGGCAGTTCCGTCTGCGGGACGAGTTTCAGACAGCCAACTGCAGCGAGGATCGACCTCTCTACTTCTTGACTGGCCGCCACATTTGA
- the greb1l gene encoding GREB1-like protein isoform X1 codes for MGNSYAGQLKSARFEEALHNSIEASLRSSSGDPQPIFTQLYLEPESYPGNMEVDVKSKAHITAPEFTNGHSSNDPEELEDDDDSDSSSPPLPYLHTPAPDGCCTLDGFCQAGKDLRLVSIATDPIEVPAGFELIGAKSPSVPEHILVCAVDRRFLPDENGKNALLGFSGNCVGCGEKGFRYFTEFSNHINLKLSTQPKKQKHLKYYLVKNSQGALCKGPLICWKDSKSRQFSSSASTSKPSSSSSLSGKENGGTSGHSSSPFSLSDSPPSRTVQASSVFFGSQDLGRDCSFLKPLASTPGIKTLPIVPTALRVNGPNNGLGVDVHPPLLSPSQVSLGPPGQGHRTADLGDSPVSSAMNSGPPKKRHRSWHPSSMVPVPPTAVPVPAIRPIICSPGSVLAVSSPQPPVAGVIQPQPVSAGETVIIPDNLLSSSGVRPVILIGHGTLPYFYGNVGDIVVSPLLISCYKSSQLTEKTLETLGLHSSQILSVETTILLTLQYLARLGSDQIPLREELEQIVLKAMLCCPGSPAISPSQLPWLARMEASVSGGSVQVVVTHNSLGEGISESLRSLSEVPHHQQCLPTYVVIICASKMSGNEFCVLVLGKYQARALAEGMLTTNEFLKEISYELITGKVSILASHFKTTSLGDNLDKQLVRYQRRRKGQVILPFQGDVTDHIHSQEAASMSPSSDTAELLHKVFQIHSAQLSVARSLLSQVCSIADSGTKNLDLGRFCKVDFLVLVPPSHVLVHQTAQRIRQSGVLVDLGNEDAATAYQKSEKYVVRLDSDVHAKMEVFMKKVKQNPYTLFVLIHDNAHVDLTSALSGSVCHGELQGLADRVVNCQEVLEAMNLLVLQVSCFPYTLQTHQSRISIANEIHWPSNERQQREQSPNELGYFGLRDYSSSLQWGVASPILRCDDAFEKMVHTLLERHPHLHSMVIRSYLLIQQYTEAMMALTSSPSLRDHITPETLAMVEDLINTPSREGAQGRGHMLLVRVPSLQLAMLARERLEDVRDKLGLQLCFAVLLGSPASEINLPRYFANRLRAWRGCENEDWVPHTYEDLEGLPCIIILTGKDPLGETFPRSLKYSDLRLIDSSYLTRTALEQEVGLACTYVSTSVVQEPKTAMTPRESDVEKTSTGLNDGDELERPQSNGSAATRTSGSLAENGVSSSDIVDSSQKPSTSTSLPEGVVTSDIGTLTQGFKQECDSLGSQLSSNPSKTSNAPPSLYSSSSSSSPCTSSSSAQRPSQSSHCGRASKSSRVLPRTVILSRAAYNLLAGEPGSQLSSFSLLPHADVAWSSPLRPVITHNHQGAEQSVYYRQWTAARQHHADYEASRLPHPRRLLLCGPPQVGKTGAYLQFLRILFRMLIRLLEVDVYDEEADEEEETSEGITPANIQWPDIEDVRKLQFDPNPRDPKFKQASPVYSDKMPKRLKDFKQEGENQTQPKRVIRSMRLSRFAAHNAFHHCEQCHNYCEAGPATQLSECTFHAFTFCSSMLGEEVQLQFFIPKAKEQHFVFSQQGSHLECLRLPLISTKGPDILKSPIFIPTTGRQEHGLLNLFHAMEGASHLHILVVKQFEMPHYRKYWPNHILLVLPAMFNNAGVGAARFMIKELSYHNLELERNRLEEQGVKRQDVWPFIVMMDDSCVQWSTYQSADGSDTSDGSSTFANVSLKTVLQHMESTPKISLYAMCGIRKWSSSLVRKSSSNPFSRCHLHDFVMLNVDLTQNVQYDLNRYDCEEVDFNLRINSSGLLLCRFNNFYLMKKHIPVGGNKDFIVKPKLMEIENPAPFSPSQYVCAPDSEQTLLDAPAQFLLERFLQSCSHRLFPKAVQNRNNPVLSIDSYLNLSPEISVCYINSRPHSTNLNHLGLVFSGLLLYLCDSFVVSGLLKKFSFLKGATLCVICQDRSSLRQTIVRLELEDEWQFRLRDEFQTANCSEDRPLYFLTGRHI; via the exons CGCTGGACG GATTTTGTCAAGCTGGAAAGGACCTCCGCCTGGTCTCCATAGCAACAGATCCCATCGAAGTCCCAGCAGGCTTTGAGCTGATCGGTGCCAAGTCCCCCAGTGTCCCTGAGCACATTTTGGTGTGTGCCGTGGACCGCCGCTTTTTGCCTGATGAGAATGGGAAGAATGCACTTTTAG GTTTTTCAGGAAACTGTGTTGGCTGTGGTGAGAAGGGTTTCAGATACTTCACTGAGTTTTCAAATCACATCAATCTGAAGTTATCCACCCAGCCCAAGAAGCAGAAGCACTTAAAATACTACCTGGTGAAGAATTCTCAGGGTGCTCTGTGCAAAGGACCCCTTATCTGCTGGAAAG ACAGTAAAAGCCGTCAGTTTTCCAGCAGTGCATCGACATCCAAACCAAGTTCGTCCTCCTCTCTGAGCGGCAAGGAAAACGGAGGCACCAGTGGGCACAGCTCCTCTCCCTTTTCCCTCTCAG ATTCTCCACCCAGCAGGACAGTACAAGCATCCTCTGTCTTTTTTGGCAGCCAGGACCTTGGGAGAGACTGTAGTTTCCTCAAACCTCTGGCCTCCACTCCTGGAATCAAGACTCTACCAATAG TACCCACAGCTCTCAGGGTGAATGGACCAAATAATGGCCTGGGTGTTGATGTACATCCTCCTTTGCTGAGCCCTTCCCAGGTGTCTTTAGGGCCTCCAGGACAGGGGCATCGCACAGCGGATCTAGGAGACAGTCCAG TGTCATCTGCTATGAACTCTGGTCCTCCAAAGAAGCGCCATCGCAGCTGGCACCCCAGCTCAATGGTGCCAGTCCCACCTACGGCTGTTCCTGTGCCAGCCATTCGTCCTATAATTTGTTCTCCAG GTTCTGTCTTAGCAGTGTCGTCTCCTCAGCCGCCTGTAGCAGGTGTCATCCAGCCACAGCCTGTCAGCGCTGGAGAAACAGTCATCATCCCCGACAACTTGCTCAGCTCTTCAGGGGTCCGTCCTGTCATCCTCATTG GGCATGGCACTTTACCTTATTTCTATGGGAATGTTGGCGATATCGTGGTGAGCCCCCTGCTGATCAGCTGCTATAAAAGCAGCCAGCTGACTGAAAAAACCCTGGAGACACTGGGCCTCCACAGCAGCCAGATACTCAGCGTGGAGACCACGATCCTACTCACTTTACAGTATCTTGCACGTTTAG GGTCAGACCAGATTCCTCTGAGGGAGGAGCTGGAGCAGATAGTTTTGAAGGCCATGTTGTGCTGTCCTGGGAGTCCTGCCATCTCCCCGTCCCAGCTGCCATGGCTGGCTCGGATGGAAGCAAGCGTCTCTGGGGGCAGCGTCCAAGTGGTAGTTACCCACAACTCTCTGGGGGAGGGTATTTCTGAGTCCCTGCGGTCTCTCAGTGAAGTTCCTCACCATCAGCAGTGCCTGCCAACCTACGTGGTCATTATATGTGCCTCAAAAATGAGTGGCAACGAGTTCTGCGTGCTCGTTTTGG GAAAATACCAAGCACGGGCCTTAGCTGAAGGCATGCTGACAACAAATGAGTTTCTGAAGGAAATCAGCTACGAACTCATCACAGGGAAAGTCAGTATCCTGGCCTCTCACTTCAAAACCACCTCTCTTG GGGACAATCTTGACAAGCAGCTGGTGCGATACCAACGCAGACGGAAAGGACAGGTCATCCTGCCCTTTCAGGGTGATGTCACGGACCACATCCACTCTCAGGAGGCTGCCAGCATGTCACCATCATCAGACACAG CAGAGCTTCTGCATAAGGTCTTTCAGATCCATTCAGCCCAGCTGAGCGTGGCTCGGAGCCTCCTTTCTCAAGTCTGCTCCATTGCTGATTCGGGAACCAAGAACCTGGACTTGGGCCGTTTTTGCAAAGTCGATTTTCTTGTTCTGGTTCCACCATCTCATGTTCTGGTACACCAGACAGCACAGCGGATCCGACAATCAG GAGTGCTGGTGGACTTGGGGAATGAAGATGCCGCCACAGCGTACCAGAAATCAGAAAAATACGTGGTGCGTCTGGATTCTGACGTTCACGCCAAGATGGAGGTGTTCATGAAGAAAGTCAAGCAGAACCCCTACACTCTGTTTGTCCTCATTCATGACAACGCACACGTTGACCTCACTAG TGCATTGTCGGGCTCTGTGTGCCACGGGGAGCTGCAGGGTCTGGCTGACCGTGTGGTGAACTGCCAGGAAGTCCTAGAAGCCATGAATCTCTTGGTCCTGCAGGTTAGCTGCTTTCCTTACACCCTGCAGACCCACCAGTCCCGCATCAGCATCGCAAATGAAATTCACTGGCCGTCCAATGAACGTCAG CAGAGGGAGCAGTCTCCTAATGAGCTGGGGTACTTTGGACTGAGGGACTACAGCAGCTCCCTGCAGTGGGGCGTGGCCAGTCCTATCCTGCGCTGTGACGATGCCTTCGAGAAGATGGTCCACACTCTTCTGGAAAG ACATCCACACCTACACAGCATGGTGATCCGCAGCTACCTGCTGATTCAGCAGTACACCGAGGCCATGATGGCTTTGACCTCCTCCCCTTCACTGAGGGACCACATAACCCCAGAGACCCTGGCCATGGTGGAGGACCTGATCAACACTCCAAGCAGAGAGGGCGCTCAGGGCCGCGGCCACATGTTGCTGGTCCGCGTCCCCTCCCTGCAGCTGGCCATGTTGGCCCGAGAGAGACTGGAGGACGTGAGGGACAAACTGGGGCTCCAACTGTGCTTCGCAGTGCTGCTGGGCAGTCCTGCATCTGAAATCAACCTGCCCAGATACTTTGCCAACCGCCTCAGG GCATGGCGGGGCTGCGAGAATGAAGACTGGGTACCGCACACATACGAGGATCTGGAAGGGCTCCCAtgcatcatcatcctcacaggGAAAGATCCTCTTGGAGAGACTTTTCCCAG GTCTCTGAAATACAGCGACCTGCGTCTGATAGACTCCAGCTACTTGACTCGTACGGCCCTGGAGCAAGAGGTGGGTCTGGCCTGCACCTATGTGTCTACGAGCGTGGTCCAGGAGCCCAAGACGGCCATGACGCCTCGAGAATCTGATGTAGAGAAGACCTCCACTGGTTTGAATGATGGAGATGAGCTTGAGAGACCACAGAGCAATGGCAGTGCTGCAACCAGAACGTCTG GTTCTCTGGCTGAAAATGGCGTGAGCTCATCTGACATTGTCGACTCTTCTCAGAagccctccacctccacctcactCCCCGAAGGTGTCGTCACCTCAGACATAGGCACATTAACACAAGGATTCAAGCAGGAGTGCGACTCTCTGGGAAGCCAGCTTTCCTCCAACCCTTCCAAGACCTCCAACGCCCCTCCGTCCCTTTACTCcagctcttcatcctcctcccccTGTACATCCTCCTCTTCCGCCCAGAGGCCGAGCCAGTCCTCACACTGCGGTCGAGCATCCAAATCCTCCAGGGTGTTACCACGGACCGTCATTTTGTCACGAGCGGCATACAACCTGCTGGCCGGGGAACCGGGGAGTCAACTGAGCTCCTTCTCACTGCTGCCTCATGCAGACGTGGCCTGGAGCAGCCCGCTGAGGCCCGTCATCACCCACAACCATCAGGGGGCCGAGCAGAGCGTGTACTACCGCCAGTGGACCGCTGCCAGGCAACATCATGCTGATTACGAAGCGTCACGTCTGCCACATCCACGACGACTCCTGCTCTGTGGACCCCCCCAG GTGGGAAAAACTGGCGCCTACCTGCAGTTTCTCCGTATCCTGTTTCGTATGCTCATCAGACTCTTGGAGGTGGATGTGTATGATGAGGAAGCGGATGAGGAGGAAG AAACTTCAGAGGGTATCACTCCAGCAAATATCCAGTGGCCTGATATTGAGGATGTTCGAAAATTACAGTTTGACCCCAACCCCCGAGATCCTAAGTTCAAACAGGCCAGTCCTGTTTACTCAGACAAGATGCCCAAGCGCTTAAAAG ATTTCAAACAAGAAGGAGAGAACCAAACACAACCCAAACGAGTGATCAGATCGATGCGGCTCAGCAGGTTTGCAGCCCACAACGCTTTTCATCACTGCGAGCAGTGCCACAACTACTGTGAGGCAGGGCCAGCCACACAG CTGTCGGAATGCACCTTCCACGCCTTCACCTTTTGCTCGTCCATGTTGGGAGAGGAGGTTCAGCTCCAGTTTTTCATTCCTAAAGCCAAGGAGCAGCACTTTGTTTTCAGTCAGCAGGGCAGCCACCTGGAGTGCTTGCGACTGCCTCTGATCTCCACCAAG GGCCCCGATATTCTCAAGAGTCCTATCTTCATCCCAACAACGGGGCGCCAGGAGCACGGCCTGCTCAACCTGTTCCATGCCATGGAAGGCGCCAGTCACCTTCACATTCTCGTAGTCAAACAGTTTGAGATGCCTCACTACAGGAAGTACTGGCCCAACCACATCCTGCTCGTCCTGCCTGCGATGTTCAACAACGCTGGAGTCG GTGCTGCTCGCTTCATGATCAAAGAGCTGTCATACCACAACCTGGAGCTGGAGAGAAACCGGCTGGAGGAGCAAGGTGTCAAGAGACAAGATGTATGGCCTTTCATCGTCATGATGGACGACTCCTGTGTACAGTGGAGCACCTACCAGTCAGCAGATGGAAG tgACACATCTGATGGAAGTTCAACCTTCGCCAACGTGTCGCTGAAGACGGTGCTTCAGCACATGGAGAGCACACCAAAGATCTCACTGTACGCCATGTGTGGCATTCGCAAGTGGAGCAGTAGCCTGGTTCGCAAGTCGTCTAGTAACCCCTTCAGCCGATGTCACCTTCATGACTTTGTCATGCTCAATGTGGACCTGACACAGAATGTGCAGTATGACCTCAATCG GTATGACTGCGAGGAGGTGGACTTCAATCTGAGGATTAATAGCAGTGGGCTGCTGCTGTGCCGCTTCAACAACTTCTACCTGATGAAGAAACACATTCCAGTCGGGGGAAATAAAGACTTCATAGTCAAACCTAAACTCATG GAAATAGAAAACCCAGCTCCGTTCAGCCCATCACAGTACGTCTGCGCCCCAGACAGCGAGCAGACCCTCTTAGATGCCCCGGCCCAGTTCCTGCTGGAAAGGttcctgcagagctgcagccacAGATTGTTTCCGAAGGCCGTTCAGAACAGAAACAACCCAGTTCTGTCCATTGACAGCTACCTCAACCTCAGCCCGGAG ATTTCTGTGTGCTACATCAACTCTCGTCCACACTCCACCAACCTTAACCACCTGGGTCTGGTGTTCAGTGGCCTGCTGCTTTATCTCTGTGACTCCTTCGTCGTCTCTGGACTCCTCAAGAAGTTCAGCTTTCTCAAAG GTGCCACTCTCTGTGTGATCTGCCAGGACCGGAGCTCCCTGCGTCAGACCATCGTCCGGCTGGAGCTGGAGGACGAGTGGCAGTTCCGTCTGCGGGACGAGTTTCAGACAGCCAACTGCAGCGAGGATCGACCTCTCTACTTCTTGACTGGCCGCCACATTTGA